One window of Saccharicrinis carchari genomic DNA carries:
- a CDS encoding deoxyguanosinetriphosphate triphosphohydrolase — protein MNWNKLLSTTRTGQEDATQTVKHQRTQFQRDYDRLIFSSPFRRMQDKTQVFPLPGSVFVHNRLTHSLEVASVGRSLGHNIAEFLLEEKKIDNTLVHEIGSVVATACLAHDMGNPPFGHSGESALSHYFIHGEGKKLKEEYEIDDAQWNDLINFEGNANAFRILTHQFKGRRKGGFSLTYTSVASILKYPYSSGSSDKKKYGFFQSEKAMFEQLVNKLGLIEKAPGEYCRHPLVYLVEAADDICYQIMDVEDAHKLRILHTHRTKEILMAFLAEEEDRGARRKIEELCREVTDINEQITLIRASVIGKLVGMCTRIFKDNYDAIMSGNFKGSLTDHLSGKTKAAAQNCTRVSFKEIYHHPSVVEIEISGFKILGSLLHEFSKAVLTPNDKYSSMLLAFIPEQYRVDNTATTYQKLQSVLDFISGMTDVYALDLYRKINGMGLTDKRF, from the coding sequence ATGAACTGGAATAAGTTATTATCGACTACGCGTACCGGACAGGAGGATGCCACACAAACAGTAAAGCATCAACGCACACAATTTCAGCGCGATTACGACCGCTTGATTTTTTCGTCGCCTTTTCGGAGGATGCAGGACAAAACACAGGTGTTTCCTTTGCCCGGAAGTGTTTTTGTGCATAACCGTCTCACCCACAGCTTAGAAGTGGCCAGCGTAGGCCGTTCGTTGGGTCATAATATTGCGGAGTTTTTATTAGAAGAGAAAAAAATTGATAATACCCTGGTACACGAAATTGGTTCCGTGGTGGCTACCGCTTGCCTGGCGCACGATATGGGAAATCCGCCATTTGGTCATTCCGGCGAATCGGCACTTTCGCATTACTTTATACATGGCGAAGGCAAAAAACTAAAAGAAGAGTATGAAATTGACGATGCCCAATGGAACGACCTGATAAATTTTGAAGGTAATGCCAATGCTTTTAGAATACTTACGCACCAGTTTAAAGGACGCCGGAAAGGCGGTTTTTCTCTTACCTATACTTCCGTTGCATCCATTTTAAAATATCCCTATTCGTCGGGATCAAGCGATAAAAAAAAGTACGGTTTCTTCCAGTCCGAAAAGGCTATGTTTGAGCAACTTGTAAATAAATTGGGACTTATAGAAAAAGCACCCGGCGAATACTGCCGCCACCCACTGGTTTACCTTGTTGAGGCTGCCGACGATATTTGTTACCAAATAATGGACGTGGAGGATGCACATAAATTAAGGATACTGCACACCCACAGAACCAAGGAAATTTTGATGGCTTTTTTGGCCGAGGAGGAAGACCGGGGCGCACGCCGTAAAATTGAAGAGCTGTGCCGTGAGGTTACCGATATCAACGAGCAAATAACACTTATCAGAGCTTCCGTTATAGGAAAACTGGTGGGCATGTGCACCCGGATATTTAAGGATAATTACGATGCCATCATGTCAGGTAATTTCAAGGGAAGCCTCACAGACCATCTAAGTGGAAAAACCAAGGCTGCTGCACAAAACTGTACCCGAGTTTCGTTTAAAGAAATATACCACCACCCTTCAGTTGTGGAAATAGAAATTTCAGGTTTTAAAATATTAGGCTCCCTGTTGCACGAGTTTTCAAAGGCCGTACTCACCCCTAACGATAAATATAGCAGCATGTTACTGGCCTTTATTCCGGAACAGTACAGGGTAGATAATACAGCCACCACTTATCAGAAATTGCAAAGCGTGCTCGACTTTATTAGTGGAATGACAGATGTTTATGCCCTTGATTTATACCGCAAGATAAATGGGATGGGATTGACGGATAAAAGGTTTTAA
- a CDS encoding L-cysteine desulfidase family protein, which yields MSYTFKEHTMYNDFLCKLKEEFVPALGCTEPIAVAYAAALSREILNEEPEKIKLRVSGNIFKNGIGVGIPGSGMVGLTIAGAMGALGGNPKYELEVLDGISTDIIEKSKEFVNQNLVSIDVKSDVPKLYIECTCYSGNHTGRVIIENRHTNVVLKEKNGNVIFKKNSGKADTVRNDFKEWNFKKIYNFVQEVKIEDIEFLQKGITLNNNIAREGLTGNYGLQVGKSMMLSMEKGLLSKDLMNKSIMLAAAASDARMAGSSMPVMSNCGSGNQGISVTIPVVVVAQELGASQDKLLRAMTLALLVSIYMKSFVGQLSALCGVLLSTTGAACGITYIMGGNLEQLGMTLQNMTGSVTGMICDGAKFGCSHKISSSVGAAIQSSLLAMNHNHLNGLNGIIDDDIDATIRNIGRLATEGMEVTDDVILQTMLDKIKKFE from the coding sequence ATGTCCTACACCTTTAAAGAGCATACCATGTACAATGACTTTTTATGTAAGCTTAAAGAAGAATTTGTTCCGGCACTGGGTTGCACCGAACCGATAGCTGTAGCCTATGCCGCAGCTTTAAGTAGAGAAATTTTAAACGAAGAACCCGAAAAAATTAAGCTCAGGGTAAGTGGTAACATTTTTAAAAACGGGATAGGCGTTGGCATACCGGGCTCGGGCATGGTAGGTTTAACAATTGCCGGGGCCATGGGTGCACTGGGAGGCAACCCAAAGTACGAACTCGAAGTACTGGATGGCATAAGCACCGATATTATTGAGAAATCAAAAGAGTTTGTCAACCAAAATTTGGTATCGATAGATGTTAAATCCGACGTACCCAAGTTGTATATCGAGTGTACGTGCTACAGTGGAAACCATACCGGAAGGGTAATTATTGAAAACCGCCACACCAACGTAGTGCTTAAAGAAAAAAACGGTAATGTTATTTTTAAAAAAAATAGCGGCAAAGCCGATACCGTAAGGAACGATTTTAAAGAATGGAATTTTAAGAAAATCTATAATTTTGTTCAAGAAGTAAAAATAGAGGATATTGAGTTTCTTCAAAAGGGAATAACACTAAATAACAACATTGCAAGAGAAGGCTTAACCGGAAACTACGGCCTGCAGGTAGGAAAGTCGATGATGTTAAGTATGGAAAAAGGGCTATTATCGAAAGACCTGATGAATAAGTCTATCATGCTTGCCGCAGCTGCTTCGGATGCGCGTATGGCAGGTAGCTCCATGCCTGTTATGTCCAATTGCGGAAGCGGAAACCAAGGCATTAGTGTGACTATACCTGTGGTGGTGGTGGCCCAGGAGCTGGGAGCAAGCCAGGATAAATTACTTAGAGCCATGACCTTGGCGCTGCTGGTGAGTATTTATATGAAATCCTTTGTAGGGCAACTGTCGGCGCTGTGTGGTGTTCTTTTGTCAACAACAGGTGCAGCATGTGGCATTACCTATATTATGGGTGGTAACCTGGAGCAACTGGGAATGACTTTGCAAAACATGACCGGCAGTGTTACCGGTATGATTTGCGACGGTGCCAAATTCGGCTGTTCGCATAAAATATCCTCCAGCGTTGGGGCGGCCATACAATCCTCGCTGCTGGCCATGAACCACAATCACTTAAATGGCCTAAACGGAATAATCGACGATGATATTGATGCGACGATTCGCAACATTGGCCGATTGGCAACCGAAGGCATGGAGGTTACCGATGATGTGATATTGCAAACCATGCTGGATAAAATAAAAAAATTTGAATAA
- the greA gene encoding transcription elongation factor GreA, with translation MSNVSYLTEEGLKKLKAELHQLESVERPSISAQIAEARDKGDLSENAEYDAAKEAQGLLEMKISKIKNILANSRIIDESRIDTSKVQLLNKVKIKNLKNNAEMTYTLVPESEANLKEGKLSISTPIAKGLLGKKVGDTVDITVPSGVMTFEIVEISI, from the coding sequence ATGTCAAACGTAAGTTATCTTACCGAAGAAGGGCTGAAAAAATTAAAAGCAGAGCTCCATCAACTGGAGTCAGTAGAAAGACCCAGCATCTCGGCTCAAATAGCAGAGGCCAGAGACAAAGGCGATTTGTCGGAGAATGCAGAGTATGATGCAGCTAAAGAAGCGCAAGGATTATTGGAGATGAAAATTTCCAAAATAAAAAACATATTGGCTAATTCCCGGATTATCGACGAATCGAGGATTGACACCTCAAAAGTACAATTGTTAAATAAGGTTAAAATAAAAAACCTGAAAAACAATGCCGAGATGACCTATACCCTGGTTCCCGAGAGCGAAGCCAACCTAAAGGAAGGTAAACTCTCCATCTCAACACCCATAGCCAAAGGTTTATTAGGGAAAAAAGTAGGCGACACAGTGGATATAACCGTGCCCTCAGGTGTTATGACCTTTGAAATAGTAGAAATATCTATCTAA
- a CDS encoding protein-disulfide reductase DsbD family protein: MSKGITFFAILLLSILNGVSNAQILEPAKWKVQLSVNDAAVGDEIDVVFKANIDDTWYLYSNDFDPELGPILISFNFDENNTYERVGDVKPINAKKKYDEVWEGEVSYFEKSAELRQTILIKELPLKVSGTFDFQSCSNETGMCVMGDDKFDLSLKGKATTKKQNDNTSAVKVEAEQREDETAQKQSDSADKKDVEIKNGNETEPIETQSTTEKSERSYWMIFFLSFLGGFAALLTPCVFPMIPMTVSFFTKQSTSKAKGIRNAIQYGIFIVLIYVVLGWVVVLLFGADALNALSTNHWFNLFFFLLLVVFAISFLGAFEIVLPASWVNKADSGADKGGLIGSFFMALTLALVSFSCTGPIVGALLVTAASEGGIAPLIGMFGFSLALALPFALFAAFPGYLNSLPKSGGWLNSVKVVLGFLELALAFKFLSNADLVLDLGLLEREVFIAIWIAVFGALGFYLFGKLKLPHDSPMDHLPVSRLLLGLLVFSFTIYMIPGLWGAPLKLISAFPPPMEYAESPEGVGNRARKAISVSSTALSDEQRILEEKRHVGPQGLMVFHEYDDALAYAKLVNKPLFIDFTGKACVNCRQMEINVWSDPAVNSLMLNDFVVVALYVDFKKNLPKEEHYTSETTGKKITTIGGKWSDFQISRYNINSQPYYAIVDHSEENLVEPRGYEPNKKAYAEWLQKAKENFHKK, translated from the coding sequence ATGAGTAAGGGAATTACATTTTTTGCAATTTTATTGCTAAGTATATTAAATGGAGTGTCCAACGCACAAATATTAGAGCCGGCCAAGTGGAAGGTGCAGCTCTCTGTTAACGATGCTGCTGTGGGTGATGAGATTGATGTTGTTTTTAAAGCCAACATTGATGATACCTGGTATCTATACTCCAACGATTTTGACCCTGAACTGGGTCCCATCTTAATTTCGTTTAACTTTGATGAAAACAATACTTACGAGCGCGTGGGTGATGTAAAACCCATAAATGCTAAGAAAAAGTACGACGAAGTATGGGAAGGTGAAGTAAGTTACTTCGAAAAGAGTGCCGAATTACGTCAGACTATACTTATTAAGGAATTGCCCTTGAAAGTATCGGGTACTTTTGATTTTCAGAGTTGCTCCAACGAAACCGGCATGTGCGTAATGGGCGATGATAAGTTTGACTTATCACTGAAGGGAAAAGCCACAACAAAAAAACAAAACGATAATACTTCCGCGGTAAAAGTAGAGGCGGAACAAAGGGAAGATGAAACTGCCCAAAAGCAAAGTGATAGTGCCGATAAAAAAGACGTTGAAATTAAAAATGGTAACGAAACAGAGCCTATAGAAACACAAAGCACCACAGAGAAATCTGAAAGGAGCTATTGGATGATATTTTTCCTTTCGTTTCTGGGTGGATTTGCTGCGCTGCTAACACCCTGTGTTTTTCCGATGATACCCATGACGGTAAGTTTTTTTACCAAGCAAAGTACCAGTAAAGCCAAAGGCATCCGAAACGCTATTCAATACGGTATTTTCATAGTTTTAATTTATGTGGTACTGGGGTGGGTAGTGGTACTGCTTTTTGGTGCCGATGCGTTAAATGCCTTATCCACAAACCACTGGTTTAACCTTTTCTTTTTTCTTTTGCTGGTGGTATTTGCCATATCCTTCCTGGGAGCATTTGAAATTGTGTTACCCGCATCATGGGTAAATAAAGCCGATTCGGGTGCCGATAAAGGTGGTTTGATAGGTTCGTTTTTTATGGCGCTTACCTTGGCTTTGGTTTCTTTTTCGTGTACAGGTCCCATAGTGGGTGCCTTATTGGTTACCGCTGCATCCGAAGGCGGAATAGCTCCACTCATTGGGATGTTCGGTTTTTCACTGGCCTTGGCTTTACCCTTTGCCTTATTTGCCGCTTTCCCGGGGTATTTAAACTCGTTGCCTAAATCGGGCGGCTGGTTAAATTCTGTAAAAGTGGTACTGGGCTTTTTAGAACTGGCACTGGCCTTTAAATTTTTATCTAATGCCGATTTGGTATTGGATCTTGGTCTTTTGGAACGTGAAGTATTCATCGCTATTTGGATTGCAGTTTTTGGTGCCCTAGGGTTTTACCTCTTTGGCAAACTGAAATTGCCCCACGATTCTCCAATGGATCATCTGCCGGTTTCCAGATTGCTGCTGGGTTTGCTGGTTTTTTCTTTTACTATTTATATGATACCCGGCTTGTGGGGAGCTCCGCTAAAACTGATTAGTGCTTTCCCTCCACCTATGGAATATGCCGAATCGCCCGAGGGAGTGGGTAACCGCGCCAGAAAAGCTATTAGTGTGAGCAGCACGGCGCTGAGCGATGAGCAACGGATACTCGAAGAAAAAAGACATGTAGGACCCCAGGGGCTAATGGTATTTCATGAGTACGATGATGCCCTGGCTTATGCCAAATTGGTGAATAAGCCTTTGTTTATCGACTTTACCGGCAAAGCTTGTGTCAATTGCCGTCAAATGGAAATTAATGTATGGTCCGACCCGGCAGTTAATTCACTGATGCTTAACGATTTTGTTGTGGTGGCATTATATGTTGACTTCAAAAAAAATCTGCCCAAAGAAGAGCATTACACATCCGAAACAACGGGTAAAAAGATAACCACAATTGGTGGTAAATGGAGTGACTTCCAGATTTCGAGATACAACATAAATAGCCAGCCCTATTATGCCATTGTAGATCATTCAGAGGAAAATCTGGTTGAACCCAGAGGATACGAACCAAACAAAAAAGCCTATGCCGAATGGTTGCAAAAGGCAAAGGAAAACTTCCACAAAAAATAA
- a CDS encoding DMT family transporter, giving the protein MSINWILLIVGGLFETGFAISMGKAQHTSGKESWMWLAAFAVSVSISMFLLYKAMGGEKAIPVGTAYAVWGAIGAIGTVVAGIFLFKEPVTFWRIFFLSTLVISVVGLQVVSES; this is encoded by the coding sequence ATGAGTATTAACTGGATATTACTAATCGTAGGCGGTCTCTTCGAAACGGGATTCGCCATCAGCATGGGTAAAGCACAGCACACATCAGGCAAGGAGTCGTGGATGTGGCTCGCTGCTTTTGCTGTTTCTGTTAGTATAAGCATGTTTTTACTTTACAAGGCTATGGGAGGCGAAAAGGCCATTCCCGTAGGAACGGCCTATGCGGTATGGGGCGCCATTGGTGCCATTGGAACCGTTGTGGCGGGTATATTTTTATTTAAAGAGCCGGTGACCTTTTGGCGTATTTTCTTTCTCTCTACTTTGGTAATATCTGTAGTAGGCTTGCAGGTGGTAAGCGAGAGTTGA
- a CDS encoding ribosome maturation factor RimM, whose protein sequence is MIQKEDTTQIGFIQKTHGVKGELTLLLIEGINSEELDMDFLFLDIDKGLVPFYVESYRVKGTKSILVKLEGVDSESRAGDLCGTAVYVGKQQLEALDEMPDVGYVGYRVYDKKKGCIGSIRAVVEIVNNPLFALDFENKEILFPIHPDFIIASDDTEKTLHVDLPEGLIDIYLEEPDDEELG, encoded by the coding sequence ATGATACAAAAAGAAGACACAACACAAATTGGTTTTATCCAAAAAACCCATGGCGTAAAAGGTGAGCTTACCTTGCTATTAATAGAAGGGATAAACAGTGAGGAGCTGGATATGGATTTTCTGTTTTTGGATATAGACAAGGGGCTGGTTCCGTTTTATGTAGAAAGTTATCGGGTAAAGGGCACAAAAAGTATATTGGTTAAACTGGAAGGCGTGGACAGTGAGAGCAGAGCAGGTGATTTGTGTGGCACTGCTGTGTATGTAGGTAAACAGCAGCTTGAAGCGCTGGATGAAATGCCGGATGTGGGCTATGTGGGGTACAGGGTGTACGATAAAAAAAAGGGATGTATTGGCTCGATAAGGGCAGTAGTTGAAATTGTTAATAACCCTTTGTTTGCGCTTGATTTTGAAAACAAAGAAATTCTATTCCCCATTCACCCCGATTTTATTATTGCTTCCGATGATACGGAAAAAACCCTGCATGTGGATTTGCCGGAGGGTTTAATAGATATTTATTTGGAAGAGCCTGATGATGAGGAATTAGGATGA
- a CDS encoding 30S ribosomal protein S16, with protein MPVKIRLARHGRKRNAFYHIVVADSRAPRDGKYIERIGSYNPNTNPATIDLNFDKALTWLGNGAQPTDTARAILSYKGVMMKKHLLEGVKKGAFDEAEADKRFQAWLTEKEAKIQAKIDGLAGKDAEQSKEQLEREAKVNAERAEAIAKRKSDLAAEAEAAQKAKEAPAAEAQDEQGEAPAEEPSAE; from the coding sequence ATGCCAGTAAAAATTAGACTAGCAAGACACGGTCGTAAAAGAAACGCTTTCTACCACATTGTGGTTGCAGACAGCAGAGCGCCACGTGATGGCAAGTACATTGAGCGTATCGGATCGTACAATCCCAACACCAACCCTGCAACTATCGATTTAAACTTCGATAAGGCTTTAACCTGGTTAGGTAACGGAGCGCAACCTACTGATACCGCAAGGGCTATTTTGTCGTACAAGGGGGTAATGATGAAAAAGCACCTTTTAGAAGGTGTTAAAAAAGGTGCCTTTGACGAGGCCGAGGCGGATAAGAGATTTCAAGCCTGGTTGACGGAAAAGGAAGCCAAAATTCAAGCAAAAATTGACGGCTTGGCCGGTAAAGATGCCGAGCAAAGCAAAGAGCAGCTTGAACGTGAAGCGAAAGTTAATGCCGAAAGAGCAGAGGCTATCGCCAAAAGAAAGTCAGATTTGGCCGCAGAAGCCGAAGCAGCCCAAAAGGCGAAGGAAGCACCTGCAGCCGAGGCACAGGATGAGCAAGGTGAAGCACCTGCCGAAGAGCCTTCTGCCGAATAA
- a CDS encoding M16 family metallopeptidase, whose protein sequence is MNKYITALLVAALLLPGVWLKAQNSTSIPLNPEVKHGKLSNGMTYYIMKNQEPKERASIYFVQNVGAILEEDSQNGLAHFLEHMAFNGLEHYPGKSMLKYLEANGVKFGRDINAYTSQDETVYNLSNIPTIREGLLDSALLVLHDWSGGLLLEGDEIEAERGVIREEWRTRRNSGFRLMKQTMPYVYNNSKYAERDVIGSLDIINNFDHQELRDYYDKWYRPDLQAVVVVGDVDTEKVEQKVKTLFSKIPAKENPAERVYYPIEDSEEMGFVVAKDKEAQGVGINWIFRNNPVAEHNEAYMRTGMAQRMFRMMMSNRLSELTRKPDCPALSMGVGHFTLARTKDAAYLSINPKENKEKEAFALMVTELERARRFGFNESELERTKTELLRSYETYYEDREKIKNDTWAKQLGDHFLKASPLPSIEWELEFAKKTIPAITLNEVHALFGDFGNVPNSVITISGPDKDEITYPTKDELMAAVETVLMTKLEPYHDDADDSPLVAQELTEKAVIEEKPVDGTDAMMYKLENGAQVVILPTELSKDEILFSAHSFGGMSLLEEDELATGNLVTNIAAMSGAGTFDATQLKKKLSGKIANVSATLGDVSEGFRGSASPKDFETMLQLLYLKFQEPRFEKDSYETLVGSLKNRLVYIKTDNNRAFSDTISVLRTNYNPRNLLFNEDFVNQLDYDKAVAIYKDRFQDASDFTFIFVGNIELERDMPLIKKYIGNLSASERTETWVNHKIKPAPGASARVIEREMEVPKSTVYYSLYNDVEYNLKTRTYVRVIADLLSKRYLETIREEEGGSYGVSVRPSISKRPYERASIAMSFDTDPEKRERLSEIMKQEIVKLAKNGPILNDLNEIKKNYLKNREEAEDQNSFWLSVIRGSLINDEPVVSTEDYNKMINDISAKEVKKFARKLFKNYDSIEVVMNPAQVE, encoded by the coding sequence ATGAACAAATACATAACAGCATTATTGGTAGCTGCTCTATTGCTGCCAGGCGTATGGCTAAAAGCCCAAAATTCAACAAGTATTCCGTTAAATCCCGAGGTCAAGCATGGAAAGTTATCCAACGGCATGACCTACTATATCATGAAAAATCAGGAGCCCAAAGAAAGAGCAAGTATTTACTTTGTGCAAAATGTTGGTGCCATCCTTGAGGAAGATTCGCAAAATGGACTGGCACACTTTCTGGAGCACATGGCTTTTAACGGTTTGGAGCATTATCCTGGTAAAAGCATGCTTAAATATCTCGAAGCAAATGGCGTTAAATTTGGCAGGGATATCAATGCATATACTTCTCAGGACGAAACAGTGTATAATTTGAGCAATATACCCACCATCCGCGAAGGTTTGTTAGACTCTGCCTTGTTGGTGCTGCACGATTGGTCGGGCGGTTTATTGTTAGAAGGTGATGAAATTGAAGCAGAAAGAGGTGTTATACGCGAGGAATGGCGTACCCGGAGAAATTCCGGTTTCCGCTTGATGAAACAAACCATGCCTTATGTTTATAATAATTCAAAGTATGCCGAGCGTGATGTAATTGGTTCGCTGGATATCATCAATAACTTTGATCATCAGGAATTAAGAGATTACTACGACAAATGGTATCGTCCTGATTTGCAAGCCGTAGTGGTAGTTGGGGATGTAGATACGGAAAAGGTAGAGCAAAAAGTAAAAACACTATTCTCAAAAATACCGGCGAAAGAAAATCCTGCCGAAAGGGTTTACTACCCCATTGAAGATTCCGAAGAAATGGGGTTTGTGGTAGCTAAAGACAAAGAAGCGCAGGGAGTTGGTATAAACTGGATTTTTCGCAACAATCCGGTTGCCGAGCATAACGAAGCTTACATGCGCACAGGCATGGCGCAACGTATGTTCCGTATGATGATGAGCAATCGTTTGAGTGAGCTCACCCGTAAACCCGATTGCCCCGCCTTGAGCATGGGCGTAGGTCATTTTACACTTGCCCGTACCAAAGATGCGGCTTATTTAAGTATCAACCCCAAGGAGAATAAAGAAAAAGAAGCTTTTGCACTGATGGTAACAGAGCTTGAAAGGGCACGCAGATTCGGTTTTAATGAGTCGGAATTGGAACGTACCAAAACGGAGTTACTACGCAGTTACGAAACCTATTACGAAGATCGCGAGAAAATTAAAAATGACACCTGGGCCAAGCAATTGGGCGATCATTTTCTTAAAGCAAGTCCGTTGCCATCTATTGAATGGGAGCTGGAATTTGCCAAAAAAACAATCCCTGCCATCACCCTCAACGAGGTGCACGCGCTCTTTGGCGATTTTGGAAACGTGCCAAATAGTGTGATCACCATTTCGGGTCCCGATAAAGATGAAATTACCTATCCTACCAAAGACGAGTTGATGGCAGCGGTAGAAACCGTGCTGATGACAAAATTGGAACCTTATCACGATGATGCTGACGACAGTCCTTTGGTTGCACAAGAGCTGACAGAAAAAGCAGTGATCGAAGAAAAGCCGGTAGATGGAACAGATGCTATGATGTATAAACTGGAGAATGGGGCTCAGGTGGTTATTTTACCAACAGAATTAAGCAAGGATGAAATACTGTTCAGTGCACACAGCTTTGGCGGAATGTCCTTGTTAGAGGAAGATGAACTGGCAACGGGTAATTTGGTAACCAACATTGCCGCTATGTCGGGTGCTGGCACCTTTGATGCTACGCAGCTTAAGAAAAAACTTAGTGGAAAAATTGCCAATGTGTCCGCCACTTTGGGTGATGTGAGCGAGGGTTTTAGAGGGTCGGCATCGCCAAAAGATTTTGAAACGATGCTACAGTTGCTCTATCTTAAATTTCAAGAACCCCGTTTTGAGAAAGATTCGTACGAAACACTCGTAGGCTCTTTGAAAAACCGCCTGGTATATATAAAAACGGATAACAACAGAGCTTTTAGTGATACCATTAGTGTGCTGCGCACTAATTACAACCCGCGAAATCTGCTTTTTAACGAAGACTTTGTAAACCAGTTGGATTACGATAAGGCAGTAGCTATTTACAAAGATCGTTTTCAGGATGCCAGTGATTTCACCTTTATATTTGTGGGTAATATCGAGTTGGAAAGAGATATGCCACTGATAAAAAAATACATTGGCAACTTAAGCGCTTCGGAACGAACAGAAACATGGGTAAACCATAAAATTAAACCGGCTCCAGGAGCCAGTGCAAGGGTTATTGAGCGCGAAATGGAAGTTCCAAAATCAACGGTTTATTATTCCTTGTATAACGATGTGGAGTACAACCTGAAAACCAGAACCTATGTAAGGGTAATAGCCGACCTGTTGAGCAAAAGATACCTGGAAACCATCCGCGAAGAAGAAGGTGGCAGTTACGGGGTTAGCGTACGTCCATCCATTTCAAAACGTCCATATGAGCGTGCTTCCATCGCCATGAGTTTTGATACCGACCCCGAAAAAAGGGAGCGTTTGAGCGAGATAATGAAACAGGAAATAGTTAAGCTGGCCAAAAACGGGCCTATCCTTAACGACTTGAACGAGATAAAGAAAAACTATTTGAAAAATCGTGAAGAAGCGGAAGATCAGAATAGTTTTTGGCTAAGCGTAATTAGGGGTTCACTAATTAACGACGAACCTGTTGTAAGCACCGAAGACTACAACAAAATGATAAACGACATAAGCGCTAAAGAAGTGAAAAAATTTGCCCGGAAGCTATTCAAAAACTACGATTCGATTGAAGTGGTGATGAACCCTGCACAGGTAGAATAG
- a CDS encoding Rieske (2Fe-2S) protein, producing the protein MKNKLLIISILSLFLLVSCTDTEEIIPTRRFNAQIEGIDTDPRYNQENPFIIRRDSYGNLIGNAGVVIYKLPPDFYFVFDLMCPYEKNFGSLIEIEDDIFGVCPTCGSKYFLATEAGEKQEGPSDWPLYKYKSQILNGTLHIWN; encoded by the coding sequence ATGAAAAATAAATTGTTGATTATTTCTATCCTTTCTTTATTCCTATTAGTGTCGTGCACAGATACCGAAGAAATTATACCTACGCGACGCTTTAATGCGCAAATTGAGGGTATAGACACAGATCCACGGTATAATCAGGAAAATCCGTTTATAATACGAAGAGATTCGTACGGCAATCTTATCGGGAACGCCGGCGTGGTTATTTATAAACTACCCCCTGATTTTTATTTTGTTTTTGATTTAATGTGCCCCTACGAAAAAAATTTTGGTAGCCTTATCGAAATTGAAGATGATATTTTTGGTGTTTGTCCTACGTGTGGCTCAAAGTATTTCCTTGCCACCGAAGCTGGTGAAAAACAAGAAGGCCCTTCGGATTGGCCGCTCTACAAGTATAAATCACAAATACTAAACGGCACGCTGCATATATGGAATTAG
- a CDS encoding HIT family protein → MATLFSKIVKGDIPCYKIAEDDRFFAFLDINPLQEGHTLVIPKKEVDYIFDLDDKTLCDLHLFAKKIALALDKSIQCKRVGVVVLGLEVPHAHIHLVPLKDEGDVNFSNPKLKFTPEQFEAIASKIKFNLEL, encoded by the coding sequence ATGGCAACCCTATTTTCGAAAATAGTAAAAGGAGATATTCCTTGTTATAAAATTGCTGAGGACGACCGCTTCTTTGCATTTTTAGATATCAACCCGCTGCAGGAGGGACACACCCTGGTTATTCCCAAAAAGGAAGTAGATTACATTTTTGATTTGGATGATAAAACCTTGTGCGACCTGCATCTTTTTGCCAAAAAAATAGCATTAGCCCTCGACAAATCCATCCAATGCAAACGTGTGGGAGTGGTAGTACTAGGTTTGGAAGTACCCCATGCCCATATTCATCTGGTGCCCTTAAAAGATGAGGGCGACGTTAACTTTTCAAATCCAAAACTTAAGTTTACGCCCGAACAGTTTGAGGCTATTGCCAGCAAAATTAAGTTTAACCTGGAGCTATAG
- a CDS encoding cold-shock protein, protein MKEGKVKFFNESKGFGFIKDNESNEEYFVHVTGLIDQIREDDDVVFELTEGKKGLNAVNVKLA, encoded by the coding sequence ATGAAAGAAGGTAAAGTAAAATTTTTCAACGAATCTAAAGGTTTTGGATTCATCAAGGACAACGAATCTAACGAAGAATATTTCGTTCACGTAACCGGTCTAATTGACCAAATCAGAGAAGACGACGATGTTGTCTTTGAACTGACTGAAGGTAAAAAAGGATTAAATGCGGTAAATGTTAAATTGGCATAA